The window AGACAAGGAAAGGTACTGTTATGGGTTCACTGAAGCTGCCATTTCCACTCAAGCTGACTGTGATGAGGACCCAGCCATCAAAAGGAAGAATGTCTCCATTCACAGCCTGGACCTCTAGCTCTTCCTTGTcatcaaatatttcactgagCGGTCTGACTGGTGTGTCTGGTAGTATTACTCTTTCCAGCTTCACTCAATCATGCTCACTTGAACTCCCGTGTCCAGCAATGCTTTGACTATCAAGCCGTTTAAGTTACACTGCACAAGGGCTTTGGCTCCTATGAACTTGGCCAGACGCCTACTCATTTGTGTGGGCAGGGAAAGAGGGGATTGGGCAAATGTTTGCTCATAggtgtctttctgcttttgtttcattacagcTCACTGAGTCTTTTTGATGTTAGAGTCACACATGTCACACTCAGCAGTGTGGGGTGGGCTCAGTTGGGACTGTGAGGGAGGCCCAGTCACTGCTTGTCCCGTGGCAGGGACTGGTTCCACATCAACTTTGGTTCTCTTGTCTTGTGCTGCGGCGGCTTCAAGTTGTGTGctatgtatatttacatatttctgaCGCACAACTGTCCCCAGACGTCTTTGTCTcttgttctcagtgtttgttatcttcatcatttgttttaggATTGTCTCATCAGACGCGTTGCTGTCTGAGAGCAGGGGTTTCAGCTCTCGACATATGTCATCATGCTTGTGGCCAAGACCCTGATATATTGTGTGGAGAAAAATGTCTTGAACTGTGcttgtattgtatttcacatCTTTGTCAGTGTATTTGGAAGCgaacaaaatcttttgtttgAGGCCGATAACTCGCTACAAGAACTGTTGTGGCGTCTCATTGTCATTCTGTTTTGTGCACATGAGCTCTTGGAAAAGTTCTGTGTTACTGCACCCACCTAGATGAGACTGTAGAAATCCTTTGAGTTCATCTTTTCATGTTATGGTGAATAGGAtgtgttgtgcgacttagtaggagcaatttggttattggcaaacagtcaatgattatgggaaataatcattaaagtaaaatcagtgtatgcttaatacacgtaaatatcggggcaccaccctgtcaccagggaccaatagccaaattaataaatgggaaataacagtctcttaaaattgtgaaggatgaatccgagcactggctgtcatgaattcagctgttatcacaagtacatacacaataaccacagacaacgacaggttaaaatataacaggatttattaaccagcaacaaccatccatagataagtatcactttgtaataaacactattataatctaagttttatcaacacacattaactattaactagggataacacaggtacagcagcaagagtatatttatacataggtgtgcatatatacaggagtgtgtgtgtgtgtgtgtgtgtgtgtgggtgtgtgtgagagagagagagatgacaacaaacaaggtggaggctaacaagctagccaggtagcggctaacaagctagtggctaaaaacaaacaagatggcggttagcaaggtAGCGGCTAACgagatagcagctaacaacaacaagctagtggctgactacaattaagatggcggatggccacatgagtgggaaaactacaaccagaatggcgagtggggaaactacaaccaaaatggtggaggactacatgaggaggggtcagcacaccaggatgaaccaccacataaaggatgactcagcaaacaaaacaactagtcacacgccagtgatgactcagcaaaacccaaaatgactatagaagaatacgccggccgtattattcagagccaagtcGGTGATAACCCACATAATGTTGCTTGtatggtcacagaagagaacaacgggcgaagcctttgagcgccacgtacccttTTGTTACGGCTCGTGATCGCGTGCTtggactttcgcctcaccgttcaggaaaggaaaaggaaaggaaaggaaagtgacatatcttgtcattggagggaactcactccaacgaaatttgttctctgcatttaacccacccaagtgacgtgcacacacacacagcaaacccggggcagtgggcgaccgcgtgcagcgcccggggagcagtgggggttaggtaccttgctcaagggtacctcagccatggacaccgggacggggaatcgaaccagcaaaacaagaatgagaggaaagatagaaatgaaaatacaagaaacacaacccaaataaagaatccactccaattctttggAGCCTCGCGTATCACCACACAAgagcggagtcagtaaaccggagcttatctgctcagctattggtcctttaactggtgacgcgcggtctcgctgaagCGGCGGAAATGGCCGAttggaaacaaaatcaatgaatgcagcacttaaaagttacaaagcatgtgtaaacaaactcTATTTTAcgctatctctgcccagacataagcctcttactttgcgtagctccgatctttcggagtttgaaataatgatccgcttaaacgttcgcagcgtcgtcctcggcgggatgctggcggtccgttatctcagatgatgcggagtgttgatctctcggcggcagcggagaaaatcaccggtgacAAAGTTAACAACCTTtgttttcgtccttaacaaagtcggcgcgcggctcgttaacgtgcgatcagctgattgcccagcgatccacgtcggatgaggaaaaaaaaagaaaagttacagacaattacagcagtctgtttctcggcctgcgagttgcagaactgtgacccgggatctaaaatgatgttaatcaaacgtctgatttttgctcccttttggcggtttggacatttggagagcctggagaagctctcactgtcacagcacgcacgggaaaaaagccaaggctgatggtcgcagtgaccttttattacctgagtgacgtcacctcggacccccgtggagatggctggcacacagccaatgtccgtgccggttctgagtttaaactcaggaatttatgacttaggtgcacgtcatgagtggggtccctaacagttagtcactctaactcaggctttatgggttacatgtaggccactctattgttctccagagcgcatggccagagatcccaacagaTGGGTTGTCCAGATgatcaaaataatttgattcaGAACCTTGCAGTTTCTTTTGCTGattagcagggaaaaaaaggagtgaaTTTAGAGCAAGTTTCTTCCTCTTGGGTGCAGAGAATAGAAACCCTGAGAGTAGAGAGAAGGTAATGTATAGGAGCCATAGAGCCACATGGCTGGAGAGTTTCTTTTTGCTCAActcaaaaagaatatttaatgaACGACCATTAATCAACTACCTAAATCTTTAAACACTAAATGAATATCTGTCTCCAAGGTTCAGGTATTGCTTGGGGTCAGTATGATTGTTGTCTGCACTCATTCCTGTTCCCAGTAGAACTGCACAAGTTCTTCCCTTTAGTTAAAGAGactgaatattttgacatgCTCAGCTTGTTTTCGTTTTTGACATGTGTTGAATAAATCCTTGGCTAGACTCATTTACTTTGCATAAATTTGAAGTCCTTTGTGAAATGCCCATGTAGTTGGCCAGTGCTGATAATGTATTACACTAAACCAAATAATGGTTGGTGTATGAggttctctgccttttccttcacaatcagaggctgaacacaaaacacaggaaaagattCAAATCCATACTTTGAGTATTTGCACAAAATTCATTAAACAGGGGGCTTACATAATTGTCACTTTAAATGACCAGACACCAATGTTTCTATGAATTGTGAACAGTTGAACCATGAGTCAGATAATGAAGGATAAGCACAGCACTCGTAACAAtctaaatatacaaatatacatacaaatataaaagtgcTTCGAGAGGCTTGTTATGAGTCACATCAAGACCCTGTTGCCGGCCTCACTGGACCCGCTGCAGTTTGCATATCGTCCCAACTGCTCTACAGACGATGGCTTTGCCACCACTGTCTTGTTGTCTATacttttattgtactgttgtatttcggactcatgcttttttttttatctctataCTCAATATTTGTACTCCTTTTTTAAGCACCATGTAGTATCCTGGAGGAACGTTGTGTCATGGCTGTATGCACTACACACAcggttgtaatgacaataaaaaaaaatctccttgaccttgaccttgaACAACTCTTGCTCAAAAAGTTTCTGGAGGCCATTCTTTGCTCCCCTCAGCCAGCAGAGTTCAAAATTACCTGCACAAATTCATCCACCccacacaaatgaactgaaatgaacaaatacaaaatcaaaGCTGCATATAAGATGTGATATGTAGCACAAGCCTATCTACTAGAAAGAGCCCACATAACCACAAAGTagccacacatacagtacagcccagtccatctcctcctgagaactgaagaaaaaaaagtgtcttacagtttctttttttgtgtgatttcctaTCTATTTggacctaaaaaaaaacatcatacaattttgatttttttgaatatatttatcattttaatttcacatcatgtCCACTGTGGAGTACAACAGGACGATTTCCGTGTGAAAGTAGAAGTGAattcagaatataaaaaatgaacagattatgTCTTTAGAGTGATATTAACTAAAGAACACATTTACTTTgatcaaaaacagtaaaattctgcatcacttttctgttgcttgttgcttgtagcttgcaaggacaaaaaaacaattgtATTTAATTCAACAGTGAACTATAGAATAAGACATAAGAACATAAGCAGTTTTCagttaagcatttttttttcctctgcatattTTAGCAGTCATGTTGAAAGGCAGGAAACCCAGGTAGCACAGGTGTGAATCTATTatgatggatgaaaaaaaaacacaaataaattcaagttAATAAAAGGAGTACCAGTTAATTTTTTAGACATCAATTTGGATTAATGCAGTAATTTCATTGTCATGGATGTGATATTACTCCCTATTGACCAAAATCATGAGCATATAGAAAACTTACATATATTTAACAGCAGTTACACAtagtacaaatattacaaaactctaaaattGACAATAAGATTGAATACAATAAGCTGAAACCAAATTAAAACATACAAGTTAGTCCTGGCCCACAGAGCACGATGACTTTCCtggtctctctctgactctgactctgtctcctgcattttcttcctctccctcttcatccccATCTTCCCCTATCACAGGCTGATACTCATCctcatccttttcctcatctGGCAGCTCCAAATCTGAATCTCACTCTATTTTCCCGTATAGaatcctctctgcttcacttttttctcaacaatgtgcagtcattaaatacattaaaacgATCCTGGTGTCCACTACAATTGACATTCATTAAATTactgttatttcaaaacagaaacaataaaactgttttcagatgtaaaaatattgttactgaTATGTCAATAAAcaagaatatatataattatcatggaaaaaatatcaacagataAAGAATATTTGACTTACCTCTCCTCTTTCCATAAAATGTGGTTGTTGGTATGGCGGCCAtcttgataaagaaaaaaagtaaagttcCCTGCATGCAAACCCATCACATGACATATCACTGGAAAGCCCAGGATGTCCTCTACAGACAACCTTCTGTCACTTTTCCACTGTCCATTCTTTCTGTAAGCTGTGGGCCTTGGCAGATAcgacacaacttttttttggccctcctcaccagtttGTCCACCCTttttttgtcccgggcagagatgctgcctgctcagcagaccacaccataaaaaatggctgatgccaccacagagtcGTTGAAGCTGTATTCCAAAAGGCTCTCAGCCTCCTGAGAAGGAAGAGTCTGTTTTGGCTCTttttgttgaggtgaacacccttGTAGGAGGTGACTCTCCCgatgtctgttccctggatgttcaccagtgcgggtggggtgtgttggcgTCTGCTGaactccaccaccagctccttggttttaccaaCGTTGATGTGGAGGTCGTTACCCTGGTGGCAGGTTGGAGTGTTGTACCCAAAgtatagagagtgaacagaaaatgagccaaaactgtttcctgtggtgcacctgtgctacagagaagcatgtcacTGCTCTGCGTCCTCACATACAGTGACCAAGTAGTGCAAAACGACTTCGACATGATGACTTCGAACTTGATTCAGTGCAGctttcagaaaaagtgaaactgtctCAGTAACGCTGAAGGATTAACAGAGCGGTTACAACACAATCTGGCTGCAGTCtatttgaaaatgcaaactATTCTCCGTGCATCACAGAAGGCACCACAGGATATCATTGACCTTACAGATCAGTCGTTTTCACTATCATAACCCAAAAATTGCACAAAGAATGTGTGGTTTATTGGGCGTTAGCTAACTGGCCAGTTAAGAACGACTCAGCCCTCCACTCTACTCAGATGGCCCTTCTGTGCAGTTCAGATGATGTATGACACTTTGGATATGGAAAACCTTGGAGTTTTTGCACCTCTCGTGAGTGACCTAAAAACTCATGGAAACTCATTGGCTacgttttttgggggggtaaaactaaagaaatatgaaaacaataataatgataatttaccTTGACATCTCTCATACAAGTTACTGTACACTCTAATTTGCATATTCTGGAACACCAGCCAGTTCATATCATCAAAGCACATTCCGGGTTCTGTTTGCTAGAACACGTTCCTTTGATCGCTGAGAgagctcacacacgcacacacgtgttGGATCCACATTCACTTGTTACTGGAAGTTATCAGATTTGAAATTTCTGTAATATCATCATGGCAAATAACAACTCTGAACGCCTGAGCGACACTAAGAAGGAATCGCTCAAGAAGAActtgaagagaaaagtcagagaaggtgaagatggactctcaaagacaaagaggagaagactgaACTACAACCAGGCTGAGAAGGAATCAGGATCGGCCTCGTCTGCGGACACTGGCAATGGTAAGCGAATCATGTGAAGTTAGCGTTCAACATCATTAGTTAAAtgtcaaacctgaacaaacaaaaccaaacctacattcacagagaaagaccatgagaccagagtgaaaaatgatttttaatgtctCAGCTTTAGAGGGTTTTGATGCGgctattttcagtttggaaGGGAGCAGGCGAACTGTTTTCCCTTTGCCTCAggagtctttatgctaacctaATAACAGCTCAAGCATGTGTTGGGATGCGTATTTCCCGAAATGACGAAATATTTCTATAACTAAGAGACGCTAGAGAAGAAaattagtttgttattttggaagtcactgaatgacaaagatggacttattttctccattagtgACTGGTCATTAACCTGGTggttctctttttctcttgtcatttgaagagagcagcagcacacagtccaGTAGGTGCGGTACAACAGTGGAGGATGTGAGCAAGAGGACTGGAAAGAGGAAGGCTGCCGCTGATGAAGAAGAACCCTGCGCAAAGAGAAGGAAGGGCCGGCCAACCATGAAGGATTTGATAGATTCCCGAAGAGGTAAGTAGTAATTAACACGTTCGTgttaatgtgcaacacaaaacagtcacattaatggTCACACTGATGCCCTGATTTGGAAACACAGTGTAATGTTATGTACAGgtggttttgagtttttgcccCAGCCTTTTGTAGCCCCTATAGCAGCATGTTTGAACTGTGCTCCTGGCATCAAATTGATTATAAACATGTATGCACAAAAGTCATTGCTCATAAATATAtagttttcaaactgttttcagtggagtaTATGCCAGAAAGGATGAGCaagttgtcacattttgtttcctttgttccacACGGCGGCCCATCTTTTTCAGAATCACTCTAGAAAGGATtaattttagagcttttttaatgtgtaactgATGCTCCTGgcaactaaacaaaacatgtgtttgtctgtttagctgAATTTGAGGCCAAATACCAGCAGGAGAATCATCTCGGCGAAggaggctgtggatgtgtgtttgctggctaCCGCAAAGCAGATCATTTACCTGTGAgtatgcacatatacacacattgtgaaacatacatttacacacattcactcatacacacactcactcatatgcacacacacagtctgatcaGGAAGTGCTAACCAAAGTGCCATTTGTGTCTTGTAGGTTGCCATCAAACACAtagcaaaagacaaagtgttgtgcAAAGAGGTAAGTGAGCAACACCAAACAGGACGCTGCACTCAgcccagtgaatgtgtgtttgatgaatcaCGCTTTTCTCTAAACCTGtggagcttctccttctcttacactgtttttgcttcaacGTTTCAGAGACGAAATGGGAAAGAACTCTCAGCTGAGGTGGCTGTGATGTTAAAACTCCAAGCTGGAAGAACTGGATTAATGGAGGAATCAGCACCCGTGTCACTCCTGGACTGGTATGATCTGGACCAGGAGCTGATCCTGGTGCTGGAAAGACCAATGCCATGTATGGaccttttaaattacatcaggacaaacagaggCCACTTACAGGAGGACAAGGCAAAGGTAAGCTGCTcgagcgtgtatgtgtgtgtgtgtgtgtgtgtgtgtgtgtgtttcaaacaagaacttaatgacttgtgacttacctgtaacatactgtaacatataGCTATTGCCACAGgttctccttgtgtttcttattAGCACCTCTTTGTGCCACAAGTGGACTGTGCTGCCCATTTGTCTCGGTATCTAAAACCATGTCACCTTTTCCATCATGTCTGTGGAAAATATTCTGGTTttccacagtggaaacacaaggaAGAACCTAAAACCAAAGCCCTACATGTTCTTACAGCTTTATGTTGTAGGAGGCTCCATATCTCTGATGGAGTAATAATCAACCTGTGTAGGCTCTCAGACAGGTTGGAAGCAATCTGGTttggatgacaaaacaaactgaaattatgaccatctctgatggacatttttttggtgtctgtgggtttgaaatgttgctgatcaaaagttttgtcctgctgttgttgtcagctttGAATCACAGCAGTTAAGCCAAAGTTAACCCAAACCCCACAGCcatgacacaaactgttgaaCCTCCTCACAGTCCGTCTCCCCACTCCGATCCCTCACTTGTCTATTTGTGTCCCTCTCTTCCAGATCATACTTAAACAGTTGGTTGATGCAGCAAATGAACTCGAGGATAAGCGCATCTTTCATCGGGATATCAAACCGGAAAACATCCTGATTGAGACCAGCTCAGATGTGCCGCGTGTTCGTGTCATTGACTTTGGACTGAGCTGTTtcttcaagaaaacatcagtttacCGTGTCTTCTGTGGTAAGCCATCtggctttttcttctgcctctcactaATTTACCTGcctgtgactttaatgtttaaagaaagacGCTTTTCATCCTCAATTATTATCACTTGTGTGTATTGTAGGTACCCCCCAACACGTCCCTCCGGAGTGGTACAGTCATTATACCTACAGGCCCGGCCCCACCACAGTGTGGCAGATGGGAGTGGTCTTATatgagctgctccacagaacAGTCCGATTTGATACCACAAGTTTCCTCAGACATGAGCTGCCAATCAGGGATGAGCTGTCCAGAGGTAAGAAAAACGTactcatatgcaaacacagagctgttcatttccattcacctcctgaggaatcactgtggctgtcagctccaactttctcatctttctttccctccagattGCCAGGATTTCTTACAGAAGTGTTTAAACACATCCTACATGCTGCGACCTACCCTGAAGGAGCTCCAGCTTCACCCATGGCTCAGATAAACCAACACTACACTCACACACGAGTTCATGCCAATACAATACATTCACAATACAAGAACTAATTCTGTTCTCGTTTTTCTTCACCAGGACCGTCCGCCATGCTTATAcaggttttctccgggtgctccggttagACCAACTGCAGTTCCTTTAGGCCCCCCGGCCGTCCGCGGAGAGGAGGATCTCTCTTTGAATTGCCTTTCCCGAGGTTTCTTCCCATTTTTCATCTGGCCTCAAGGTtttggggagtttttcctcgtcTTCTTAGAGAGCTTGGGCCGGGTCAGGAGCTGCTTATGATTTGTGCTTATGACGAAAGCCATATCAcatcataaggaaaaaaaaatggatactAATCTATCAACTGGTCATTTTGTGATATTAAactagaataataataaaaaagaaacaacttagACTGTTACAGTTTCTGAGACTGATTGCAGAACAATAATCCTATCAGATAAAACAGGCTTGTCTAAATGAATGGACAAGacctaaaatgatgaagtgtgcTCTCTGCTTATGACTTTACATTGCTTTATGCTTCACTCATGTTGGcataatgaataaaagtttttaaaatgtttttttaaaacccatggcatcatatttacttactttcttcctatttacacaaacagcttttttttccaaattgctATCACAGACCCTGCATACCAATGGTACCACCCTGAAACTGTTGAAAGTGAGCAGTCTGAtgaagtacagtatatttcggtcttctataaaatgtccatatATATCAGAGAAATCCATGGGCCAACCACACTGCACCATTACATGCAAAATGCTGAAGGTAATACATGCAGACACTGccgagaacagaacagaaccgAGAACCTT of the Scatophagus argus isolate fScaArg1 chromosome 16, fScaArg1.pri, whole genome shotgun sequence genome contains:
- the LOC124072673 gene encoding serine/threonine-protein kinase pim-1-like, with the translated sequence MANNNSERLSDTKKESLKKNLKRKVREGEDGLSKTKRRRLNYNQAEKESGSASSADTGNESSSTQSSRCGTTVEDVSKRTGKRKAAADEEEPCAKRRKGRPTMKDLIDSRRAEFEAKYQQENHLGEGGCGCVFAGYRKADHLPVAIKHIAKDKVLCKERRNGKELSAEVAVMLKLQAGRTGLMEESAPVSLLDWYDLDQELILVLERPMPCMDLLNYIRTNRGHLQEDKAKIILKQLVDAANELEDKRIFHRDIKPENILIETSSDVPRVRVIDFGLSCFFKKTSVYRVFCGTPQHVPPEWYSHYTYRPGPTTVWQMGVVLYELLHRTVRFDTTSFLRHELPIRDELSRDCQDFLQKCLNTSYMLRPTLKELQLHPWLR